The nucleotide window GCTTCCGGTAAGGTCGGGAATTCTTCCGCTTACATATTCTCCGCGTTTGGCTTCCTCTTCAAAAGAGATTTTACCGTCCAAATCAATCGTTCCCATCTTAGTCACAAATGTGTTATCGGGATTTAATATACCGATGTTGGAAAACAGACCAATCGGCTTGAAGGAAGCAAACATACGGTCATAGGGCTTACCGTCTGCATAAAGGTTAGCCGCAAAGTTTGCCATGGTTATCAGGTTTTCTCTGTCCGATTTTAACTGCAGAGTCAAGTCATCCTTAATCTGTTTGGTCTGGATGTGGAGCATTTCGTATGCATTCTCCTCCGCCATCTGATAAAAGGACGCAACCATAGTTAAAAACACCACAAGTATTAAAACTGCAGTGATGATGGTGTACAAAACGTTCGTATGTCTGCGTTTTTTTCTTTCGTAAGTCATTGCCATATATTTGCATCTTCTTTCATGTAATTATTATTTTTTACGAAAATGAGTATAGACTTTTCCATTTTAGGTATACTCTTTATTATTATAGCACAAGCTTACGCAAAATGCAAGGAAACAACCACTTTTTTTACAAAACAGGTTGCTTATTTTTACAAAAACGGTTTCAGAACAAGAACAAGCTCCCTCTGCGCAGAGGGAGCTTGCTGAACATAGCAAGATTTACAGAAAAATTTGACTCATGCCTTATATTTAAATTTACCCGGGCTTTTGCCGGTCTGCTTTTTGTAAAAACGGATAAAATAGGACACATCCGAAAATCCCAAATCCTCAGCGATTGCCGCCACCGTAACATCGGGATAGCTCAAAAGCACATTGGCTCTTTTAACTTTCAAATCGGACAGGTATTCTTTCGGGGACATGCCCGTTTCCTTGCGGAAAACACGCCTGAAATTAGCCTCCGACATGTGGCAAAGATTTGCCAGATGCGAAATTTTAACCGCCTCGGAAAGATAGTTTTCCGAGATGTATTCTATCGCTTCGTCCACAGGCGTTACTTTGCGTTTGCTCTCCCCTTTGTGCAGAGACATGGAAAACAGCATTTCGGTAATGGCAACTTTAAGCTTTGCGGGATACACATTTGCCTTGCGCGTCAATCGGTAGCATTGCATAAATTCCGCCTTCAAATCCGCATTCCGAACAACCGAAAACTGATTTGCCATCGGCAAGAGATTCCCTTTGCTGTCGGTAAGCTCAAAATTTATCATGCGGTCTCTGACGGGTAACCCGTCTGCATTATAAAAGGACATTTCGTAATTCGAGCCTTGTCCGATAAACAACGCGTCTCCCTTTTGCAAGCGCAAATCTCCGTTTGGAGTATGACAAATTGTCTCGCCCTGGCGGAACAGCAAAATACCCGAATCGGGACGGGGAAAATCTTTATAGCTAAAGGATTCTCCCTCCTGCCAGATTTGCGGAAGGGCACGGATGGCACCCACATTGTATTCATTTTTGTACAAATCCGCAAAGCAAATCATGTTTTTGCCTCCGTTTTACATTCTTTCGGGGATTTCGATGCCCAAAATGTCAAGCAATTCCTCCAAAAGGGCATACGCCATCTTAAGGGTTGCCACTCTGGATGCTTTTTTCGCTTCGTCAGGCTCGGAAAGCACTTTGTACTCGTGATAATAACGGTTTAACAGCACCGCAAGGGAGTAAATGTATTCCGCTAAAGTATTGGGTGCAAAATCCTCTGCAGACTGCCATACCGCGTAAGGGAATTCGGTTAAATACAGGAACAGTTCTCTCTGAATATCCCCCTCGGGCGGTAAGATTTCGCCGTCCGCTTCAATTTTCTTCAGAATAGACTTAATGCGCACCGCGCTGTACTGGATATAAGGACCTGTTTTACCCTCGAAAGAGCAGAATTTATCAATATCAAATACATAATCCTTGCTTCTGTGGTTGGAAAGGTCTGCAAATTTTAAGGCACCGATACCAACTTTTCTTGCAATCTCTTTCATTTCCTCTTCCGAGATTTCGCCCGAAGTGATTGCCGCTTCCACCTTCTTATACGCTTCGCTTTCTAAGGTATTCAGCAGGTCCTCAAGACGCATTACGCCACCCTCACGGGTTTTATAGGGCTTGCCGTCCGCGCCGTTCATGGTACCAAAGCCTGCAAAGAACAAACGCACGCTTTCGGGTACAACTTCGGTTTTTTCCACCGTTCTGAACAACTGCTTAAAGTGGGTACCCTGACGGTTATCCACCACATACAAAATCAAATCGGGCTGTAATTCATTTTGTCTGTCAATGATGGTTGCAAGGTCTGTGGTACTATACAGCACCGCACCGTCGGATTTTTCCAGGATAAAGGGAGGCAGAGGGGGATTATCCCGTTCGTCGGTAATATCAATAACCAATGCACCGTCATCCTCATGGGCAAAACCGCGTTGTTTCAAATCCTCAATCATGGGACCTGTGATGTTTCTGGTGTCGCTTTCGCCCTTCCAGATTTCAAAGTTTACCCCAAGACGACCGTAATTGCGCTTTAAATCCTCTTTGGAAACCGCAAGCACGGT belongs to Clostridia bacterium and includes:
- a CDS encoding AraC family transcriptional regulator — translated: MICFADLYKNEYNVGAIRALPQIWQEGESFSYKDFPRPDSGILLFRQGETICHTPNGDLRLQKGDALFIGQGSNYEMSFYNADGLPVRDRMINFELTDSKGNLLPMANQFSVVRNADLKAEFMQCYRLTRKANVYPAKLKVAITEMLFSMSLHKGESKRKVTPVDEAIEYISENYLSEAVKISHLANLCHMSEANFRRVFRKETGMSPKEYLSDLKVKRANVLLSYPDVTVAAIAEDLGFSDVSYFIRFYKKQTGKSPGKFKYKA
- the argS gene encoding arginine--tRNA ligase — protein: MTFRERLTEKVKTAFVSCGYEEKFGLVTVSNRPDLCQYQCNGALPAAKIYKKKPLDIAGEVAAILEKDEIFQKVEACPPGFLNMTVTDEALTEFVKDMAKKEKFGFDEAEKKETVVIDYGGANVAKSLHVGHLRSAIIGETVKRILNYCGHNAVGDVHLGDWGLQMGIVILGIIEQFGIENLQTKEDREKHITISVLEKTYPAKSKEAKENEEIMAECKRLTYELQKGEGIYFDIWQTVLAVSKEDLKRNYGRLGVNFEIWKGESDTRNITGPMIEDLKQRGFAHEDDGALVIDITDERDNPPLPPFILEKSDGAVLYSTTDLATIIDRQNELQPDLILYVVDNRQGTHFKQLFRTVEKTEVVPESVRLFFAGFGTMNGADGKPYKTREGGVMRLEDLLNTLESEAYKKVEAAITSGEISEEEMKEIARKVGIGALKFADLSNHRSKDYVFDIDKFCSFEGKTGPYIQYSAVRIKSILKKIEADGEILPPEGDIQRELFLYLTEFPYAVWQSAEDFAPNTLAEYIYSLAVLLNRYYHEYKVLSEPDEAKKASRVATLKMAYALLEELLDILGIEIPERM